The Gymnodinialimonas sp. 57CJ19 genome includes a window with the following:
- a CDS encoding Wzz/FepE/Etk N-terminal domain-containing protein codes for MTRAAEANETVESDEIDLAALFGVLWRGKLWIILVAIIGIVGAFLYATRVAVPMYPARATIAFNGEQQQVIGDIESIFSGGGIDTVGLNTELEVLLSRSLVGRLVDEQGLVDDPEFNSVLAPPSLLSRVMQTLSGGGGASDL; via the coding sequence ATGACCCGAGCAGCCGAAGCAAACGAGACCGTAGAATCTGACGAAATTGATTTGGCGGCTCTTTTCGGCGTCCTTTGGCGCGGCAAGCTGTGGATCATTCTTGTCGCTATTATCGGAATTGTGGGCGCATTCCTTTATGCCACGCGGGTGGCTGTGCCGATGTATCCGGCGCGGGCCACGATCGCCTTCAACGGCGAGCAGCAACAGGTCATCGGCGACATTGAAAGCATCTTCTCGGGCGGCGGCATTGATACAGTAGGCCTGAATACTGAGTTGGAGGTACTTCTGTCGCGCTCTCTCGTTGGGCGTTTGGTCGATGAGCAAGGCCTTGTGGATGACCCGGAATTCAACTCGGTGCTTGCGCCCCCCAGCCTTTTGTCGCGGGTCATGCAGACCCTTTCGGGGGGGGGGGGAGCGTCCGACCTTTAG
- a CDS encoding GAF domain-containing protein, whose translation MTQAETAQAQFDAELAAATTEEAVLEALYRLSNTLVPVRLWTVMTVDMEAGLARRAYSNMPEAYPASGTKPITHNDWFDIVHGQHECFVANTLADIAKVFPDYELIGSLGCASVMNLPIIDNGELLATVNLLDAEGHFTDARVAEYSAILTAPALRAVRATLALREAA comes from the coding sequence ATGACGCAGGCAGAAACAGCACAGGCACAGTTTGACGCAGAACTTGCGGCCGCCACCACTGAAGAGGCGGTGCTGGAGGCGCTATACCGCCTGAGCAACACATTGGTTCCCGTGCGTCTGTGGACCGTTATGACGGTTGATATGGAAGCGGGCCTGGCGCGCCGTGCCTATTCCAACATGCCCGAAGCCTATCCCGCCTCAGGCACCAAGCCGATCACGCACAACGATTGGTTCGACATCGTCCACGGGCAGCACGAATGCTTTGTGGCCAATACCTTGGCCGACATTGCTAAAGTATTTCCCGACTATGAACTCATCGGCTCTTTGGGCTGCGCATCGGTGATGAACCTGCCGATCATCGACAACGGCGAACTGCTGGCCACGGTGAATCTGCTGGATGCAGAAGGGCATTTCACCGACGCCCGTGTGGCGGAATACAGCGCCATTTTGACAGCCCCGGCGCTCCGCGCGGTTCGCGCGACATTGGCGCTCCGAGAAGCGGCATAA
- a CDS encoding ABC transporter ATP-binding protein: protein MTAPAISLSNLNISYDGLRVVHDVSFDVAKGESFALVGESGSGKSTVLKALCGLASEWTGTMEVLGQPGPHKPNRALAAQVQMVFQDPYGSLHPRKTVDAVLSEPLAIHGIGDKDARVQQVLSDVGLDARFRFRYPHQMSGGQRQRVAIARALMLEPEVMLLDEPTSALDVSVQAEILNLLKRLRAERGLTYLMVTHNLPVVSFMCDRMAVMNKGRIVEIAPATALHDGSFTDPYTQSLYAASGGNDAQ, encoded by the coding sequence ATGACCGCCCCGGCTATCTCTCTGAGCAACCTCAACATTTCCTACGACGGCTTGCGCGTTGTCCATGATGTCTCCTTTGATGTGGCCAAGGGCGAAAGCTTCGCCCTGGTTGGCGAGAGCGGCTCGGGCAAGTCCACCGTTCTCAAGGCGTTGTGTGGTCTTGCGTCGGAATGGACCGGCACGATGGAAGTGTTGGGCCAACCCGGCCCCCACAAGCCGAACCGAGCCTTGGCCGCACAGGTGCAGATGGTGTTTCAAGACCCTTACGGCTCGCTCCACCCGCGCAAGACCGTGGATGCGGTTCTGTCCGAGCCTTTGGCGATCCACGGGATCGGTGACAAGGACGCGCGGGTGCAACAGGTGCTGTCGGACGTGGGCCTCGATGCGCGGTTCCGGTTCCGCTACCCGCACCAGATGTCTGGCGGCCAACGCCAGCGTGTCGCCATCGCCCGCGCCCTGATGCTGGAGCCTGAGGTGATGTTGCTGGACGAGCCCACCAGTGCCCTTGATGTGTCGGTGCAGGCGGAGATCCTCAACCTTCTGAAACGCCTTCGGGCCGAGCGGGGGCTGACGTACCTGATGGTCACCCATAACCTGCCTGTGGTCAGCTTCATGTGTGATCGCATGGCGGTGATGAACAAGGGCCGCATCGTCGAGATTGCGCCCGCCACGGCACTGCACGACGGCAGTTTTACCGATCCCTACACCCAGAGCCTTTACGCCGCGAGCGGCGGCAACGACGCACAATAA
- a CDS encoding ABC transporter ATP-binding protein — MSLLSVKDLTVSFPTPKGRVNVVDGVSFDLGQERLGIVGESGSGKSMTGRAILRLIRRPGQVSGKIAFEGQDLGALSERQMRQMRGAKISMIMQDPRYSLNPVMTIGAQIAEALRTHERLPRSEIKARVHQMLEAVRINDPERVARMYAHELSGGMGQRVMIAMMLIPRPRLLIADEPTSALDVSVQGDVLALINDLVGGNAVNPKGMGLILISHDLPLVARYCDRILVMNSGRVVESCAAKDLHKATHPYTRGLLAAVPQMHETRETLPVMERTT; from the coding sequence ATGAGCCTTCTTTCTGTTAAAGACCTCACCGTCAGTTTCCCGACACCCAAAGGCCGCGTGAATGTGGTGGACGGCGTGTCCTTCGATCTGGGGCAGGAACGCCTTGGGATCGTGGGCGAAAGCGGGTCTGGCAAGTCGATGACCGGCCGTGCGATCCTGCGTCTTATCCGGCGGCCCGGGCAAGTCTCAGGCAAAATCGCCTTTGAGGGGCAAGACCTGGGCGCCCTGTCCGAGCGGCAGATGCGGCAGATGCGTGGCGCGAAGATCTCGATGATCATGCAAGACCCGCGCTATTCCCTGAACCCGGTGATGACCATCGGCGCACAGATCGCCGAGGCCCTTCGCACCCATGAACGTCTGCCCCGGTCCGAGATCAAAGCCCGCGTTCACCAGATGCTGGAGGCCGTGCGGATCAACGACCCCGAGCGTGTGGCCCGCATGTATGCCCACGAGCTGTCGGGTGGCATGGGCCAGCGCGTGATGATCGCGATGATGCTGATCCCGCGCCCCCGCCTGCTGATCGCGGACGAGCCGACAAGCGCGTTGGATGTCAGCGTGCAGGGCGATGTTCTGGCGCTGATTAACGATCTGGTGGGCGGCAATGCGGTCAACCCCAAGGGCATGGGACTGATCCTTATCAGCCACGACCTGCCACTGGTCGCCCGCTACTGTGACCGCATCCTTGTGATGAACTCGGGCCGCGTGGTGGAAAGCTGTGCCGCGAAAGATCTGCATAAGGCGACGCATCCCTACACGCGGGGCCTTCTGGCCGCTGTGCCGCAAATGCACGAAACCCGCGAAACCCTGCCCGTGATGGAGCGTACCACATGA
- a CDS encoding ABC transporter permease, which produces MHAWLIDDSPSSRLQAASGRAYRITQDMLRNPLAVAGALIIAALVLTAIFADTIAPGGPGGQFLDRRLEPPSAAHWFGTDQLGRDIFARVVHGAQITLQIVALVAIISAPLGLLIGAISGYFGGWIDRALMGVTDVFLSMPKLVLALAFAAALGPGIENAIIAIAITTWPAYARIARAETLTLRNSEFVAAARLLGGSHTRIITRHVLPLCTSSMIVRVTLDMAGIILTAAGLGFLGLGAQPPEPEWGAMISGGRSFIYDQWWVSTFPGFAIILVSLGFCFLGDGLRDVLDPKSERKG; this is translated from the coding sequence ATGCACGCTTGGCTCATTGACGACAGCCCCTCATCGCGCCTTCAGGCCGCATCGGGGCGCGCTTACCGGATCACACAGGATATGCTGCGCAATCCGCTGGCTGTGGCGGGGGCGCTTATCATTGCCGCGCTGGTCCTGACGGCGATTTTTGCCGACACCATCGCGCCGGGTGGCCCCGGCGGGCAGTTTCTTGATCGTCGGCTGGAGCCGCCCTCGGCTGCCCATTGGTTTGGCACCGACCAATTGGGCCGCGATATCTTCGCCCGCGTTGTCCATGGCGCGCAGATCACCTTGCAGATTGTGGCCTTGGTGGCGATCATTTCGGCCCCTCTCGGGCTGCTGATCGGGGCGATCTCGGGCTATTTCGGCGGCTGGATCGACCGCGCCCTGATGGGCGTTACCGATGTGTTCCTGTCGATGCCCAAGCTGGTGCTGGCCCTCGCTTTCGCCGCCGCGCTCGGGCCGGGGATCGAGAACGCGATCATCGCCATCGCGATCACCACATGGCCCGCCTATGCGCGGATCGCGCGGGCGGAAACGCTGACCCTTCGCAATTCAGAATTTGTGGCCGCGGCCCGGCTGTTGGGCGGGTCGCACACGCGCATCATCACGCGCCATGTGCTGCCGCTTTGCACGTCGTCGATGATCGTACGCGTCACCCTTGATATGGCGGGGATCATTCTGACGGCAGCGGGCCTTGGCTTCCTTGGCCTTGGCGCGCAACCGCCCGAACCGGAATGGGGGGCGATGATCTCTGGCGGGCGGTCGTTCATCTACGATCAGTGGTGGGTTTCTACCTTCCCCGGCTTTGCCATCATCCTTGTGTCGCTTGGTTTCTGTTTCCTCGGGGACGGTCTGCGCGACGTGTTGGACCCAAAATCGGAGCGTAAGGGATGA
- a CDS encoding ABC transporter permease, with the protein MAFQDIKSGPIGSTSLGIVRFVIVVALTFLGLLALTFFIGRVVPIDPVLSVVGDRATPEQYEVARIAMGLDRPLIVQFVSYVGDVLRFDMGMSTSTNRPVAEDLARVFPATLEMATLGILIGVGLGVPAGVLAAAWQGSWVDQVIRVFALLGYSVPAFWLGLVGLAVFYAWLGWVEGPGRVSIFYDGITPVVTGLLTVDAVLDGDWEVVKSAWSHIILPASILAVFSLAYIARMTRSFMLDQLSQEYVTTARVKGVPEWRVIWVHAFGSIRVPLITVIGLSYAGLLEGSVMIETVFSWPGIGNYLTTALFNADMNAVLGATLVIGAVFIMINKVSDVLYRVLDPRSREGSR; encoded by the coding sequence TTCTTCATTGGTCGCGTGGTGCCAATTGATCCTGTTTTGTCAGTGGTCGGTGACCGCGCGACGCCGGAACAATATGAGGTGGCGCGTATCGCTATGGGCCTCGATCGCCCACTGATTGTGCAGTTTGTCAGCTATGTAGGCGACGTGTTGCGATTCGATATGGGCATGTCCACCTCTACCAACCGCCCCGTGGCGGAAGACCTTGCTCGGGTGTTTCCAGCCACCCTGGAGATGGCAACCCTCGGCATCCTGATCGGCGTGGGCCTTGGCGTGCCGGCGGGCGTATTGGCGGCCGCATGGCAGGGTAGTTGGGTGGATCAAGTGATCCGGGTCTTTGCGCTGCTGGGCTATTCGGTGCCAGCGTTTTGGTTGGGTCTTGTGGGCCTTGCGGTGTTCTACGCCTGGCTTGGCTGGGTTGAAGGGCCGGGCCGGGTGAGTATCTTTTACGACGGAATAACCCCCGTCGTGACTGGCCTGCTGACCGTCGATGCAGTGCTTGATGGTGATTGGGAGGTCGTGAAAAGCGCGTGGTCGCATATCATCCTTCCCGCCTCGATCCTTGCGGTCTTTTCGCTGGCCTATATCGCGCGGATGACGCGGTCGTTCATGTTGGATCAGTTGAGCCAGGAATACGTCACCACCGCCCGCGTGAAGGGTGTGCCGGAATGGCGGGTGATCTGGGTCCATGCCTTCGGCTCGATCCGGGTGCCCCTGATTACCGTTATCGGCCTCAGCTACGCGGGCCTGCTGGAAGGGTCAGTAATGATTGAGACCGTATTTTCCTGGCCCGGCATCGGCAACTACCTGACCACCGCACTTTTCAACGCCGACATGAACGCCGTGCTGGGCGCGACGTTAGTGATTGGCGCGGTGTTTATCATGATCAACAAGGTGTCCGACGTGCTCTACCGCGTCCTGGACCCCCGTAGCCGCGAAGGGAGCCGTTAA